The DNA sequence ATACCGCTGATTCCAATGTAATTTAAGGAAACTCCCATACAATGAACTTACGATTGACCATGCTGGTGCTGACAGTTGTAACGATACTGTCAGCCTCAGCAGGTGGATATTTTTACTACACATCAACTAATCCTTAAGAGCTGGAAGGTCTCGGGTTTATAAAGGCATCGGCAATCCCTTAAGAAATCGCCTGTAAACTCAACACCTTCTTGCTGCAACAGATCTTTTTTCTTTTGCACAAGATCACCCGAACGCGCGCCCGAGTAGCCCCCTATAGACAAATCACTTTTGATAACTCTGTGGCATGGTACTTCAGGGGCAT is a window from the Desulfobulbaceae bacterium genome containing:
- a CDS encoding MGMT family protein — protein: MDDLKVTPFQEKVYQALKTVPKGKVTTYKYLAEAVGSNCPLAIGQALKRNPYAPEVPCHRVIKSDLSIGGYSGARSGDLVQKKKDLLQQEGVEFTGDFLRDCRCLYKPETFQLLRIS